The sequence GACTCGGTGAACCGGTGGCCAGGCCCTACTTGCCGGCGCCCGACGGCGGTTGGGCGGTACGGCTGTGGACGATCCTGCGCGACCCGGCGACCTGGCGGGACTGGGCCTGGCTGGTGACCAACTCGATCACCGGGTGGTTCACCTACGGGCTGACGTTCCTCTTCTTCCTCTGCGGCGTCTTCTACCTGAGCTATCCGCTGCTGTACGCGCTGACTCCTCCCGAGGTGTTCCGCACGCCGCTGGGCAACGGATTCCGTCTGCACAGCGTCCGGCAGTCGTTCGCGCTGGTTCCGCTGGGCCCGGCGTTCCTGCTGCTCTGGTACACCACCGCCGAGCGGCTGGCGCACCTCAACGCCCTGGTGGTCCGCTCCCTGCTGGCACCCACCAAGCAGGCACGACTACGAGCCCGTGTGGCGCAGTTGGCCACCTCGCGGGCCGCAACGGTCGACACCCAGGCGGGCGAACTGCGCCGGATCGAACGGGACCTGCACGACGGCGCACAGGCCCGACTGGTGTCACTGGGCATGAGCCTGGGCCTGGCCGAACAACTGCTGCCCGAAGATCCGCAGGCCGTACAGCAGTTGCTGGCCGAGGCCCGCGCCTCGACCGCGGGCGCCCTGGCCGAACTGCGGGACCTGGTACGAGGTATCCATCCGCCGGTGCTCGCGGACCGAGGCCTGGACGGCGCCCTGCGGGCCCTGGCCCTGATCAACCCGATACCGACGCGGGTGGTCACCCGCCTGCCCGGACGGCTGCCCGCGCCCGTCGAGTCCGCGGCCTACTTCGCCGTCGCCGAGGCCCTGGCGAACGCCATCAAGCACGCCCGGGCCCAACGCATCGACATCACCGTGGAGTTCACACCCGACCCGGACACGCCCCATCTGGGCACGCCCCACCCGGGCACGACGGCCGGGATGCTGACGATGCGGGTGTCCGACGACGGCCGCGGGGGCGCCGACCCTGACGGCGGCACCGGCCTGCGGGGCGTCGCGCGCCGCCTGTCGGCCTTCGACGGCACCCTGACCGCCGACAGTCCGCCCGGCGGGCCCACCGAGATAAGGATGTCGCTGCCGTGCGCGTCGTCATAGCCGAAGACCTCGCCCTCCTCCGAGAGGGCCTGATCAGAATTTTCCAGGCCAACGGCTTCGAGGTCGTCGAAGCCGTCGACAACGGCCCCTCCCTGATCAGGGCGCTGACGACCCACCGGCCCGACGTCGCGGTCGTCGACGTACGGCTGCCGCCGACCTTCACCGACGAGGGCCTGCGTGCCGTGATCGACGTACGCGAACAGATCCCCGGCCTGCCCATCGTGGTGCTCTCGCAGTACGTCGAGCAGCTCTACGCCAGGGAACTGATGTCGGACCGCGCCGGGGCGGTGGGCTACCTGCTGAAGGACCGGGTGCTGGACGTCGGCCGGTTCGTCGCCGACGTCCGGCAGGTCGCCGCAGGCAGCACGGTCATGGATCCCGAGGTGGTCAGCGCCCTCCTCACCCACCGCTCGGCGGACCCTCTCCTGCGGGAGCTGACCCCGCGTGAGCACGAGGTGCTCTCGCTGATGGCCGAGGGCCGCTCCAACACCGCCATCGCCGGCCGGATGTTCGTCAGCGAGAAGACCGTCAGCAAGCACAGCTACAACATCTTCGCCAAGCTCGGACTCGAACCGTCCGAGGACGACAACCGCCGGATCCTCGCGGTGCTCGCCTACCTGGAAGGCTGACCGGCCCCGGGCACCGGATACGTGTCATGCCGAAGCCTCCGCGCCACCGCCCGACGCTCGCGCCGCCGCATGGACCGGCTCCTCACAGGAGTTGGTAGCCGCGCAGATCGCTGAGCAGGAGACAGCAGTCCCGCAGAGACCCCGAGGTGTCGCCGAGGGACCGGTAGATGCCCCACTTCGGGCGCACGCGGTCGGTGAGGAAGGTGTCGACGCCGGTCTTCGACTTGTCGATGACGGTGGTGGAGCGTTCTTGAGGATCCAGCGGACCGACCCCGCCGAGCCGTCGCCCACCTTGATCTGGAAGTTCTCCGGCGGACGTCAGGCGCGCCCGCCCGGTCGGCTCACCAGCCGACCAGGTCCATGGAGTTGCGGCCGAGCCAGGATCCGAACGACACCGGCTGCCCGTTCCGCTTCATCGGCAGGATCCGGTCGCACGTGGCTCGGGCGTCGAACCACATCGTCCCCCGATGCGGACCGGTGACGACGAGCAGCGTCGAGAAGCCGCAGCCGTTCTCCTGGATGAACACGGCGCCGGACGTCCTGCGTTCCTGGAACACCTCGTACTCGGCGTCCCACTGCGCCCACGCCGCCCGGTAGGCGTCGTCGCGCGCATGGTTCTCCCGCAGCGGTTCGCGCGCGTCCAGTTCGTCCTGGTAGCCGCGATAGGAGTCCGGATGGGGGAAGGCGGCGGTGAGCAGGCCGTAGTTGGTGCTGGAATCTCCCTGCCAGCCCCAGCCTTCCGCGGCCCGGCGCAGGCGGTTCACCCTGCTGTCGACGTCGTGCCGGAGCAGCCACTCCCGGTACTCGCCCGGAAACGGGATCCCCAACTCCGCCTCCGCCTCACGAATCTCCGCCTCGGACAGCGGTGGATCGGGGGAGCGGTCCTGCGCCGCCGACGGAGAACCGGCCGCGTCGAAACGCCGTCCACGCGTCACGCGTCGGGCCTCCGCCACCCAGTCGATCGTCATACGGGGAAGGGTAGTCAAGCGGTGCGCCGACACCTTCTCTCGGCCAGGGGGGAGGCCGATTCTCGCAGCCAGGGCCGATGCCGGTTCTCTCAGCCAAGGCCGATGCCGACACCGATGCCGACACCGATGCCGACACCGATGCCGACAAGGGCGAGGGTGGGGACAAGTGTGCCGAGAAGGCTGAGTGTCCAGTACGGGGCCGGCCGGAGTCGGGTGCGGTGGGCGAAAGGCCGATTGACCAACCACCAGAGGAAGCCGCAGAGGGCGACGGGGGTTCCGAAGCCGACGAGGACGACGATGAAACCGTCGTTCTCCTCCGGTGCGGGATGTACCCAGGTCGCGGCGATGAAGTAGAGCATCCACAGCGGAATGACGCCGGGGACACCGAGCAACACGTTGGCGCCGAACGCTACGTACCACCGCCCGATCATGGCTCCCCTGCTCCCTTGATCATCTGCCTGGTGACAGTAGTCGACGGTCGGTGCGCTCGATGCGTGAGCCCTCGCTTCGACGCTGCCGCATGTCCACCGCGCCTCCGTCGGCCGGTGCCCCGTCCGCCCGGCACGGAGTGGCCGGTTCCTCCCGCGTGGAGCCTCGTGGCCTCAACTACGCTGCTGACTCCGAGAACGGACAGAACGTAAGGAAGATCGCAAGACGGACATGTGGCGGGTTGTGCGGGCGGGTCGAACGGGGGAGAGTCCATGAAGGTCTACGAGGCCATCGTCAAAGGTCTGGAAGAAATCGGGGTGCAGACCGCCTTCGGCGGTGCGGGGGAGAGCGTGGCCGACCTGATGCTGGCCCTGGAGGACTCGCGCCGGATCCGGACGGTCATCACCCGCAACGAGCAGGCGGCGTCCTTCATGGCCTGCGGTGAGGCCATGTACACGGATCGGCTGGGCTTCTGCTTCGCCACGGCGGGCCCGGGCGCGTTCAACCTGATATCCGGGCTGGGCGTGGCGATGACCGACTCCTATCCGGTGCTGGCCGTCTCGGGCTACGCACGGATGGAGTGGGAGGGCTGGGGAGCGCTCAACGAGACCTCGGGCCTGCACCGTACTGCCGACTCCCGGACCATGTTCGCGGCCACGACCAAGAAGTCGTTCCTGATCTCAGACCCGTCCGACACCTGCGACGTCCTGGAAGAGGCGGTCGACCTCGCTCTGAGCGGACGGCCCGGACCGGTGCACATCCACGTGGCCAGCGACCTGAACGAGCGCGGTTACGACGTGAAGAACTACCGGCCCCTGCGGCTCGACGTGGCGCCGGTACTGCCCGACCCCGCGCGGGTGGAGGAGATCTCGTCGGTTCTGGCGGACGCGCTCGGCCGGCGGAAGAAGATCGTCCTGCTCGCCGGCTTCGGCGCGGTCCGCGGTGGAGCCGGGCCCGGGATCAGGCGGCTGATCGAGCGGTTCCAGATTCCCTTGGTCACCACGCTGGACGGCAAGGGCATCGTGTCGGAGGGGCATCCGCTCGCCGTGGGGGTCTTCGCCGACAGCGGTCACTCCAGTGCCTGGAAGGTCTTCCGTGAGGCCGACGTCGTCCTGGCCGTCGGCAACTCCTTCAACCAGCACGCCACCTTCGACTTCCGCGGCGACCTGTTCGAGGACAAGCTGCTCATCCAAGTGAACATCGACGGGAACGAGTTCAAGAAGAGGTACCGGGCCGACCACACCCTCGTGTCCGACGCCCGCCCGGCGGTGGAGGCACTCGTCGAGGCGCTGGAGCGGCGGGTCGGTGAGGTGCCGAAGGCCGAGGTCGAAGGGCAGGACTACGAGGCCCGGCGCATCATCCGGCTGCCCGGGAAGCTGCATCCCGGGGAACTCGCGCAGGCGATCGGCCGGATGCTGCCGCCGCAGGGGATCCTGCTGGGCGACGCGGGCGCCCACACGGCCTGGCTCGGCTACTACGTGGAGCTGGAGGACGGGCAGCGCTTCCGCAAGGTCGGTTCCTTCGGACCGATGGCAGGCGCCGTCAACGGCGCCATCGGCGTGAAGCTCGCACACCCGGAACGGGCCGTCGTCGTCGGCTGCGGCGACGGGTGCTACGCGATGGGCGGGTTCGAGCTGATGACCGCCGTCGAGCACGAGATCCCTGTCATCTGGGTCATCTTCAACGACGAGGAGTTCAAGCTGATCAAGCTCTACCAGCTGTCCCAGCACGGGGAGTCCGGCCTGGTCGAGTTCCGCAACCCGGACTACGCGGCCTACGCGCGCGCGTGCGGCGCGGACGGCTACCGGGTGGACGCCCTCGACGAGTTCGAGGACGCGTTCCGCAGGGCGCTGGGCTCCGGCCGACCCACGCTCATCGACGCCCACATCACCCGGTGGGCCGTTCCGCACTACAGCCCCTCACCCGACGGCGTGATCGCCGGTCTCGTGGAGGCCGTCGAGGAACGCCTCCGGGAGGACTGAGGAAACCCACACCGGAAGGGGGGAGCCATGCCCGACGCGGACCTGGTTCTGGAAGGCGGCGGAGTACGCGGTCTGGGCACCGCAGGTGCGGTGACCCGGCTGCTGGAGGAGGGGTACACCTTCCAGCGCGTGGCCGGCACCTCGGTGGGTGCCATCGCCGCGGCCTTCGTGGCGGCCGGCATGGACGCCGGCGAACTGCGCAAAGTCATGGAAGACCTGGAACTGAAGCTGATATCCGACCGGGATCCGCTCGGACGGCACCCGATGCCCGGCGTTCCGCTGCTGAGCGAAGGCGTTTCACTGCTCCGTCGGCACGGGGCCTACCGGGGTGCCTGGATCCACGACTGGATCAGGACCGTACTCGCCCGCAAGAAGATCCATACCTTCGCCGACCTGCGACGCGAGGACAGCGGAGACTCCTCGGAGCTGACCGAGGACCAGAAGTACAAGCTGGTGGTGACGGCCACCGACGTCACCCGCGGCAGGCTGCTGCGGCTCCCCTGGGACTACCACCTCTACGGCCTGAAGGCGGACGATCAGTCGGTGGCCGACGCCGTACGGATGTCGCTGTCGATTCCCTTCTACTTCCAGCCGTGCACACTCACCCACGGCGAGACCGGCCAGGATTCGGTGATCGTCGACGGCGGGGTGCTGTCCAACTTCCCCGTCGATGTCTTCGACCGTACCGACGGGGCGAAGAGCCGCTGGCGGACGATCGGGGTGCGCATCCTCCCCGACCTGCCCGCGGGCATCGCCCAGCTGTTCCCGGTCCCGGTCCTGAGGCTGTTCCCGTTGCTGCAGCTGCTCCAGCAGGTCGTGACGACCGCCATCGTGGGCAACGACCAGAGCCACCTGGACCGCCCCGGGATACGGGACCGGACCATCGCCGTCGACCTGCCGGCCCTCGGCGTCACCGACTTCGGCCTGACCCCGGCCCAGCGGCAGGAGGCCTTCCGACTCGGCCGGCAGGCGGCCGAGTCGTATGTGCAGCGGTGTCCCACCGATCCGCCGTGACGGCCGACAGTGTCGCGTCGGTCCGGCGGCGGCCCTCTCCGCCGGGCTCGGCCGCTCCGGCTCCTCGGCCCTGGCGGGTGCCGCCCGGCACGCCCACCTTCTCCTCGGCCACGGAGCGGCACGGACGAGCGCGCCGCCCGTCCGGTGCTACATCGAGGTGGGCTGCTGAGGGGAGCGGAGCACGAGCAGGGTGATCTCGCTGGGGGCGAAGACGCGGAACGGCGGCCCCCAGAAGCCGGTGCCGCGGCTCGTGTAGAGGAGGGTGCGGGTGCCGTGGTGGCTGAGGCCGGCGAGGGCGGGCTGGTCGATACGGACCAGGTGGTGGAAGGGCCAGATCTGGCCGCCGTGGGTGTGCCCCGAGAGCTGGAGGTCGACGCCGCCTGCCGCGGCCCGGTCGATGAACTTGGGCTGGTGCGCCAGGAGCAGGACGGGCAGGTCGGGATCGGCGCCGGCCAGGGCTCCGTCGAGGTGGGCACCATGTCCCTCCAGACCGGAGGACTCGGCGGTGACGTCGTCCACGCCGGCGACCACGAGGGTGTCGCCTTCGCGTTCGAGGAGCAGATGCCGGTTGCGCAGCGGCTCCCAGCCCAGCTCGTCCATCAGGTCGACCCAGCCCTGGGCCTCGCTGTAGTACTCGTGGTTGCCGGTGACGTAGACCCGGGCCCGGGTGGCCCGCACGGTGGCGAGTGGGGCGGCCTGGGCGCGGCGGCGTTCGGCCGTGCCGTCCGCGATGTCGCCGGTGTGACAGACGAGGTCGGCCTCCAGTGTGTTCACCGTCTCGCACACCCGTGCCGACCAGCGGGCTCGGTCGAGGGGACCGTAGTGGGTGTCGGTGATGAGCGCGACGCGAAGACCGTCCAACCCGGCCCCCAGACGCGGCAGTTGCACATCGAGTCGGCGCACGCGTGGCACGCGGCGGGCCTCGGCGTACCCCCAGGCCAGTAGTACGGCGCTCACGCCGAGGACGGCCCAAGTGACGATCCGGGCCCGGTCCTGGCTCTCGCCGACGCCGGCCACGGTCAGGGCGAGCCGCAGGAAGACGCCGAGCAGGACGGACCAGGTGAACAGAACCCAACTGCTGCCCAGCAGGGTGTCACCGATGATCGCCGCCCAGTCCTGCTGGCGCCGGCCGTGGCCGCGGGCCATCGCGAGCGGCATACCGATGAGGCCGAGGACGAACAGGGCGGTGCCGACGAGCGTGACGGGCAGCGGCCAGTGCTGTCCGGCGTACAGGAGCACCCAGCAGGGCACGGCCCACAGCAGGACGGGGGCGATCAGTGGGAGGTATCGCATCACGCGGTGCAGTCCGCCCTGCCGCGGCGCTTGCGCCTCACCGTCGGTGGATCGGGTGTTGCTGGTGTCGGTCACGCTTCCACTCCTTGACCAGGCTGCCGTCTCGCGCACTGTATCCGGTCGTCCTGGGGACGGCCGACGTCGCGCTCCTGGGCTCAGCCCGATGGGACGGAGGGGCCTCGGCGAGGCGCCCATCACCGGATGGGCGCGGCTCACTTCGACAGCAGGGCCTGGGCGGCGGTGAGTTCGGTCCGGTTCATCGCCGCCACCCGGGCCAGCGCGTCGTGGTTCCGCTCGACGAGCGACCGTTGGACGGCCGCCTCGGCCGTGAACCACACGCCGACCAGGTTCGTCCGCCTCTTGCAGCTGACGTCGGCCTTCGCGGTGGCGCGCTCGGCCGCAGACAGCACGCTGCCCTGGAAACGCGGGTCGTCCGGCGGGTCGAGCGGACCGGCATAGTCCTGTCCGTTCGCCCGCATGCACCGCGACCACTGTTCCGTGACGGCCCGGACGACCCTGTCCTGCAGCGACCGCTCGTAGCTCTCCGTCGACAATGCCTGGGCCAGACCCCGGTCCACGTCCCCGGGGCCGCCCGCCCGGAGCCGCCGCCCGGCCTCCCCGGCACACCCCCCTTCCGGCACCGCGAGACCCTTGACCCGCTTTCCTCCCGAACCGGTAAGGACGATGCGTTCCCGCGGCCCCGGCTCGGCCGCCGAGGCCGGCCCGGCCGGGGTGCGCAGCCGGTACCCGCGGGCCGCCGCTTCCGCCGGGTCGGTGATCCCGTACCGCCGCTCCGTCCAGCTCGTCAGACCGCCGCCCGTTCCCCCCTCGGTGACGGGCGGATAGTCGAACCCGAACCGGACCATGCACCGCCGTACGAGCACCCGATGCGCCTCGGTGACCTTCGTCGTCTCGCCGGGGGACAGCAGATACGCGTCCAGCGGGAGCCGGAGCCCGGTGCTCCGCAGCAGCACGGGTGCCTCAATGGGCTGTTCCCGATGGGCTGCGGAGCACCCCGCGGTGAACGCGGCAGCGGCGGTGGCAGTTGCGGCGAGCGCCACCACGAACCCGCGCAACGGACTATGTCCAGTAAATGGACTCGACATTGCCCCGGTAGGTCACGTTGTACTGGCCCCCGGTGTTCGGGGGCGCGCCCGCACAGCTGCCCGTGTAGTTGGTGCCTGTGCAGATCACGGCACTGCGCGTCGAGTCGTAGTTCCAGCCCCACTTCGCGGTGTTGCCCAGCGGCGTGCCCTGACCGAGACCGGGCGTGGTGTAGACGTTGTTGTTGAGGTTGCCGTCGGCGACGGAGAAGTCGGACAGGCTTCCGTTACCGAGGATGTTGCTGGCGAAACAGTATTCGCCACCGGTGCACACACCGTCCTGATTCGCCTGGACGGTCGAGGGTGCCGCGGCCGCCGACGAGGGGACCAGTACGGCCGCCGTGGCGCCCACCGCGAGCAGGGCACCGGTCAACTTGCCGATGGTAGACGTGATCATCGTTTGTCCTCCGCGATCTCCGTGATCTCCGGGCGCCGGAAGCGCCTTGGCCGTGCATCAGCATCACGGAGGCGGCGGGGACTCGTCTTCGTGACTTCATCAGCAACAGAGACCTGGAACGGCGCCGGATTCTGTCACTCCTCACCAGCGGCCGCGGGCCGGCCGACACCTGCCACCGCAACACCACGTGTCACCGCGAAACATCGCAACACCTCAATCCACAAAGGCAGTTCACACGAACAACTGTCCAGGAGCCCCCGCCGCGACGGCGGCGGGGGCCGGACAGGGACGAGACCGGGAGGACGGGATGGGGAATCTCTTCACGAGGCTGATGACACGGGTGGACGCCAACGCACGGCACGCGATGGACGTCTACCGGCAGGGGGTCCGCGAGTACGAGGTGCTGGA is a genomic window of Streptomyces sp. NBC_00414 containing:
- a CDS encoding sensor histidine kinase; this translates as MTYPGERHSSRGTPRSGEHPATGANQRADLSSRTGPAPRASLASRVGLAPRAGLGLALRMNLLGWSLVLLLGSLLGFGLATLWITSVSLVALGVGIPLALLSTVLVRWFADLHRQWAADRLGEPVARPYLPAPDGGWAVRLWTILRDPATWRDWAWLVTNSITGWFTYGLTFLFFLCGVFYLSYPLLYALTPPEVFRTPLGNGFRLHSVRQSFALVPLGPAFLLLWYTTAERLAHLNALVVRSLLAPTKQARLRARVAQLATSRAATVDTQAGELRRIERDLHDGAQARLVSLGMSLGLAEQLLPEDPQAVQQLLAEARASTAGALAELRDLVRGIHPPVLADRGLDGALRALALINPIPTRVVTRLPGRLPAPVESAAYFAVAEALANAIKHARAQRIDITVEFTPDPDTPHLGTPHPGTTAGMLTMRVSDDGRGGADPDGGTGLRGVARRLSAFDGTLTADSPPGGPTEIRMSLPCASS
- a CDS encoding SMI1/KNR4 family protein, coding for MTIDWVAEARRVTRGRRFDAAGSPSAAQDRSPDPPLSEAEIREAEAELGIPFPGEYREWLLRHDVDSRVNRLRRAAEGWGWQGDSSTNYGLLTAAFPHPDSYRGYQDELDAREPLRENHARDDAYRAAWAQWDAEYEVFQERRTSGAVFIQENGCGFSTLLVVTGPHRGTMWFDARATCDRILPMKRNGQPVSFGSWLGRNSMDLVGW
- a CDS encoding patatin-like phospholipase family protein, with product MPDADLVLEGGGVRGLGTAGAVTRLLEEGYTFQRVAGTSVGAIAAAFVAAGMDAGELRKVMEDLELKLISDRDPLGRHPMPGVPLLSEGVSLLRRHGAYRGAWIHDWIRTVLARKKIHTFADLRREDSGDSSELTEDQKYKLVVTATDVTRGRLLRLPWDYHLYGLKADDQSVADAVRMSLSIPFYFQPCTLTHGETGQDSVIVDGGVLSNFPVDVFDRTDGAKSRWRTIGVRILPDLPAGIAQLFPVPVLRLFPLLQLLQQVVTTAIVGNDQSHLDRPGIRDRTIAVDLPALGVTDFGLTPAQRQEAFRLGRQAAESYVQRCPTDPP
- a CDS encoding thiamine pyrophosphate-binding protein is translated as MKVYEAIVKGLEEIGVQTAFGGAGESVADLMLALEDSRRIRTVITRNEQAASFMACGEAMYTDRLGFCFATAGPGAFNLISGLGVAMTDSYPVLAVSGYARMEWEGWGALNETSGLHRTADSRTMFAATTKKSFLISDPSDTCDVLEEAVDLALSGRPGPVHIHVASDLNERGYDVKNYRPLRLDVAPVLPDPARVEEISSVLADALGRRKKIVLLAGFGAVRGGAGPGIRRLIERFQIPLVTTLDGKGIVSEGHPLAVGVFADSGHSSAWKVFREADVVLAVGNSFNQHATFDFRGDLFEDKLLIQVNIDGNEFKKRYRADHTLVSDARPAVEALVEALERRVGEVPKAEVEGQDYEARRIIRLPGKLHPGELAQAIGRMLPPQGILLGDAGAHTAWLGYYVELEDGQRFRKVGSFGPMAGAVNGAIGVKLAHPERAVVVGCGDGCYAMGGFELMTAVEHEIPVIWVIFNDEEFKLIKLYQLSQHGESGLVEFRNPDYAAYARACGADGYRVDALDEFEDAFRRALGSGRPTLIDAHITRWAVPHYSPSPDGVIAGLVEAVEERLRED
- a CDS encoding metallophosphoesterase, with amino-acid sequence MTDTSNTRSTDGEAQAPRQGGLHRVMRYLPLIAPVLLWAVPCWVLLYAGQHWPLPVTLVGTALFVLGLIGMPLAMARGHGRRQQDWAAIIGDTLLGSSWVLFTWSVLLGVFLRLALTVAGVGESQDRARIVTWAVLGVSAVLLAWGYAEARRVPRVRRLDVQLPRLGAGLDGLRVALITDTHYGPLDRARWSARVCETVNTLEADLVCHTGDIADGTAERRRAQAAPLATVRATRARVYVTGNHEYYSEAQGWVDLMDELGWEPLRNRHLLLEREGDTLVVAGVDDVTAESSGLEGHGAHLDGALAGADPDLPVLLLAHQPKFIDRAAAGGVDLQLSGHTHGGQIWPFHHLVRIDQPALAGLSHHGTRTLLYTSRGTGFWGPPFRVFAPSEITLLVLRSPQQPTSM
- a CDS encoding response regulator transcription factor — its product is MRVVIAEDLALLREGLIRIFQANGFEVVEAVDNGPSLIRALTTHRPDVAVVDVRLPPTFTDEGLRAVIDVREQIPGLPIVVLSQYVEQLYARELMSDRAGAVGYLLKDRVLDVGRFVADVRQVAAGSTVMDPEVVSALLTHRSADPLLRELTPREHEVLSLMAEGRSNTAIAGRMFVSEKTVSKHSYNIFAKLGLEPSEDDNRRILAVLAYLEG